From Synoicihabitans lomoniglobus, the proteins below share one genomic window:
- a CDS encoding FeoA family protein, translated as MVEPIALSQLTVGSSATLHSFPKTGAAFLRLREMGLLPGTALKLVRTAPLGDPLEIKFRGYNLTLRKTEADHVMVTTGPTP; from the coding sequence ATGGTTGAACCCATTGCATTATCTCAGCTCACAGTGGGTAGCTCCGCTACTCTTCATAGTTTCCCCAAGACTGGAGCTGCGTTTTTACGCTTGCGTGAAATGGGACTGCTGCCGGGAACAGCGCTTAAACTGGTCCGGACCGCGCCCCTGGGAGATCCGCTGGAAATCAAATTCCGGGGCTACAATCTCACGCTCCGAAAAACAGAAGCTGATCATGTGATGGTCACAACAGGGCCGACTCCATGA
- a CDS encoding FeoA family protein, with protein sequence MTIPANIIPLCQLPAGESGFVAELIGEGTFRQHVRELGFGESALVTKISGQTTIICRVNGTRIALSHRAASQILVKQTDKYLG encoded by the coding sequence ATGACAATACCCGCCAACATCATACCGCTATGCCAACTCCCGGCCGGAGAGAGCGGATTTGTCGCCGAACTGATCGGAGAGGGAACGTTTCGCCAACATGTGCGCGAACTTGGTTTTGGGGAATCAGCGCTTGTCACCAAAATTTCAGGACAAACCACCATTATTTGCCGCGTCAACGGCACGCGCATTGCCCTCAGTCATCGCGCGGCCAGCCAGATTCTCGTCAAACAGACGGACAAATACCTGGGCTGA
- the atpC gene encoding ATP synthase F1 subunit epsilon, with amino-acid sequence MPLTLEIVTPEARVYSDTIDNVVIPTVEGEIGILPGHLPLLSQVLDGELRVTKGTNVEALIVGDGFVQVQGDKVSVLAEHAIEESAIDQDAVEKACARAQLALEEAKNSKIDPAEIERLESVVRFSVAQLFAKKRKR; translated from the coding sequence ATGCCTTTGACTCTCGAAATCGTTACCCCGGAAGCCCGGGTCTATTCCGACACCATCGACAATGTTGTTATACCTACGGTCGAAGGCGAAATTGGAATTCTACCCGGTCACTTGCCTCTGCTCTCGCAGGTTTTAGACGGAGAGCTGCGTGTAACCAAAGGCACCAACGTCGAGGCTCTGATCGTGGGCGACGGTTTTGTCCAAGTCCAAGGGGATAAGGTTTCAGTGCTGGCGGAACATGCCATTGAAGAAAGTGCCATCGACCAAGATGCGGTGGAAAAGGCCTGCGCCCGAGCACAACTGGCCTTGGAAGAGGCCAAGAATAGTAAGATCGATCCGGCCGAAATTGAACGACTGGAGAGTGTCGTCCGGTTTTCCGTCGCACAACTTTTTGCCAAGAAACGCAAACGATAG
- the atpD gene encoding F0F1 ATP synthase subunit beta, whose translation MSNLGKIVQVIGPVVDVQFAANSIPAIYQALTVAFEVNGKKELLTLEVQQHLGEGVARSIAMSSSEGLKRGMEVVDTGSPITVPVGEGVLGRIFDVTGTPVDDRGDVPHEKRYPIHRPAPALVDQDTNADILETGIKVIDLIAPFTKGGKVGAFGGAGVGKTVVIMELINNIAKAHGGYSVFAGVGERSREGNDLYHEMSDAGVIDQENIANSKVALVYGQMNEPPGARMRVALSALAMTEYFRDEKNQDVLLFVDNIFRFSQAGSEVSALLGRSPSAVGYQPTLSNEMGLLQERITSTKKGSITSFQAVYVPADDLTDPAPANTFAHLDSTIVLERAIAELGIYPAVDPLASVSKALEPAVVGDEHYAVAREVQRVLQRYKDLQDIIAILGLDELSPDDKLTVYRARKIQRFLSQPFHVAEVFTGAPGKYVGVKDTVRGFKMILDGELDHIAEGDFYMKGSIDEVLEAAGKK comes from the coding sequence ATGAGCAATCTCGGCAAAATCGTCCAAGTCATCGGCCCCGTCGTCGACGTCCAATTCGCCGCCAACAGCATTCCCGCCATTTACCAAGCCCTCACCGTGGCGTTTGAGGTCAATGGCAAGAAGGAACTCCTCACCCTCGAGGTCCAACAACACTTGGGCGAAGGCGTCGCCCGCTCCATCGCGATGTCCTCCTCCGAAGGACTCAAGCGTGGTATGGAAGTCGTGGATACCGGTTCCCCCATCACCGTGCCCGTCGGCGAAGGCGTGCTCGGCCGCATCTTCGACGTCACCGGCACCCCGGTGGACGATCGCGGCGATGTGCCGCACGAAAAGCGCTACCCAATTCATCGCCCGGCTCCCGCTTTGGTGGACCAGGATACGAATGCCGACATTCTCGAGACCGGTATCAAAGTCATCGACCTCATCGCCCCCTTCACCAAGGGCGGTAAGGTGGGCGCCTTCGGTGGTGCCGGCGTCGGCAAGACCGTCGTCATCATGGAGCTCATCAACAACATCGCCAAGGCGCACGGTGGTTACTCCGTGTTTGCCGGGGTGGGGGAGCGCTCCCGCGAAGGTAATGACCTCTACCACGAAATGTCCGATGCTGGCGTGATCGACCAAGAAAACATCGCCAACTCCAAGGTTGCCCTCGTTTACGGTCAGATGAATGAACCGCCTGGTGCCCGTATGCGCGTGGCGCTGTCAGCGTTGGCGATGACCGAGTATTTCCGCGATGAGAAGAATCAGGACGTGCTGCTTTTCGTCGATAACATCTTCCGTTTCTCCCAAGCCGGTTCGGAAGTGTCCGCGCTGTTGGGTCGTTCCCCGTCGGCCGTGGGTTATCAGCCCACGCTCTCCAACGAAATGGGTCTGCTCCAAGAGCGTATCACCTCCACCAAGAAGGGCTCCATCACGTCCTTCCAGGCGGTATACGTGCCGGCCGACGATCTCACCGATCCTGCGCCCGCCAACACCTTTGCTCACTTGGACTCCACGATCGTATTGGAACGCGCCATTGCCGAGCTCGGTATTTACCCGGCCGTCGATCCGCTCGCCTCCGTGTCCAAGGCACTCGAACCCGCGGTGGTCGGTGACGAGCACTACGCCGTCGCCCGCGAGGTCCAACGCGTGTTGCAACGCTACAAGGACCTGCAGGACATCATTGCGATTCTCGGTCTCGATGAGTTGTCCCCTGACGACAAATTGACCGTCTACCGCGCCCGTAAGATTCAGCGCTTCCTCTCGCAACCGTTCCATGTCGCCGAAGTCTTCACCGGCGCTCCCGGTAAATACGTCGGCGTCAAAGACACCGTCCGCGGTTTCAAAATGATCCTCGACGGCGAACTCGACCACATTGCCGAAGGCGACTTCTACATGAAGGGCTCGATCGACGAAGTGCTCGAAGCCGCCGGTAAGAAATAA
- the atpG gene encoding ATP synthase F1 subunit gamma → MASTRDIRRRIKSVKNTRQITKAMELVAASKMKKAQAAAVAGRPYAVLMSDMLAALASKVDGTLHPFLQPREVKTRGILLVTTDKGLCGPLNANLFKLVSDIKDDAKFVVVGRKGSQFLARSKRNVIADFGLHDKVPFHEIKVIGDHMIELFLQGEIDTIEVIYPRFKNTLIQEPTHRPILPLDNLRDFVKTLADEGAEERAKELADDRQMIFEPDAQTVLEALLPFYVNRYLYQLALSTKASEHSARMVAMKTAKDNASNLLDDLTLEYNKARQAAITQEILEIAAAQFSA, encoded by the coding sequence ATGGCTTCCACTCGCGACATCCGCCGACGCATCAAGTCGGTCAAAAACACTCGCCAAATCACCAAGGCGATGGAGTTGGTCGCCGCGTCGAAGATGAAGAAGGCGCAGGCCGCCGCCGTTGCCGGCCGCCCCTACGCCGTCCTCATGTCCGACATGCTCGCCGCCTTGGCATCCAAGGTCGACGGCACGCTGCACCCCTTCCTCCAGCCCCGCGAAGTCAAAACCCGCGGTATCCTCCTTGTCACTACCGACAAGGGACTGTGCGGTCCGCTCAATGCCAACCTCTTCAAACTGGTCAGCGACATCAAGGATGACGCCAAGTTCGTGGTGGTCGGTCGCAAGGGCTCCCAGTTCCTCGCCCGCAGCAAACGCAACGTCATCGCTGATTTCGGCCTGCACGACAAAGTGCCGTTCCATGAGATCAAGGTGATTGGTGACCACATGATCGAACTCTTCCTCCAAGGAGAAATCGACACCATCGAGGTCATTTATCCCCGGTTCAAGAACACGCTGATTCAGGAACCCACGCACCGTCCGATCCTCCCTTTGGACAACTTGCGCGATTTCGTTAAAACCCTCGCCGACGAAGGCGCGGAAGAGCGGGCCAAAGAACTCGCCGATGACCGCCAGATGATCTTCGAGCCTGACGCCCAGACGGTGCTGGAAGCCCTGCTGCCGTTCTACGTCAATCGCTACCTTTACCAACTCGCCCTCTCCACCAAGGCCTCCGAGCACAGCGCTCGCATGGTCGCCATGAAGACCGCGAAGGACAATGCATCCAATCTCCTCGATGACCTGACGCTGGAATACAACAAAGCCCGTCAGGCCGCCATCACACAGGAAATCCTCGAAATCGCCGCGGCCCAATTCTCCGCCTGA
- the atpA gene encoding F0F1 ATP synthase subunit alpha codes for MSTVLEQIESQIANLSNKAVKKNTGTIRTVADGVAKIDGLSDVMYNEMVQFPGGAIGIALNLEEDEVGTVVLGDVSALKEGDEVLTTGRLLSVPVGKGLLGRTVDALGNPVDGKGPIESSETYPVERIAPGIIARKSVDQPLFTGIQAIDSMIPIGRGQRELIIGDRGTGKTTIAIDSIINQAKINKVGLASGDKNFRPVYSIYVAVGQKNSNIVRTLAALEEAGALEYTIIVAAPAADNPANQYLAPFSGAAMGEWFMENGMDALIVYDDLSKHAVAYRQISLILKRPSGREAYPGDVFYLHSRLLERSARLDGKGSLTALPIIETQAGDVSAYIPTNVISITDGQIFLETDLFNQGIRPAVSVGLSVSRVGSAAQIKATKQVGGKLKGELAQFRELAAFAQFGSDLDAKTKAQLDRGNRIVELFKQPAFNPIPIEQQVVTLWALQKDYYAKTDISKVTAAAVSLREFFATRQDALLTKVRETGKLTDEIEAELKSACDEWAATQG; via the coding sequence ATGAGCACCGTCCTCGAACAAATCGAATCCCAGATCGCCAACCTTTCCAACAAGGCGGTCAAAAAGAACACCGGCACCATTCGCACCGTCGCCGACGGCGTGGCCAAAATCGATGGCCTCTCCGACGTCATGTATAACGAGATGGTGCAATTTCCCGGCGGCGCCATCGGCATCGCGCTGAATCTCGAGGAAGACGAGGTCGGCACCGTCGTGCTCGGTGACGTCTCCGCCCTCAAAGAAGGTGACGAAGTGCTCACCACCGGCCGACTCCTCTCCGTCCCCGTTGGCAAAGGCTTGCTCGGACGCACGGTCGATGCTCTCGGCAATCCCGTTGACGGCAAAGGCCCGATCGAGTCGTCCGAAACTTATCCGGTTGAGCGCATCGCTCCCGGTATCATCGCTCGTAAATCCGTTGACCAGCCCCTCTTCACCGGCATCCAAGCCATCGACTCGATGATCCCAATCGGTCGCGGACAACGCGAATTGATCATCGGCGACCGCGGCACCGGCAAGACCACCATCGCGATCGACTCCATCATCAACCAGGCCAAGATCAACAAAGTCGGTCTCGCTTCAGGTGATAAAAACTTCCGTCCCGTCTATTCGATCTACGTCGCCGTCGGCCAGAAGAACTCCAACATCGTTCGCACCCTCGCCGCGCTCGAAGAAGCGGGCGCGCTCGAATACACCATCATCGTCGCGGCCCCCGCCGCCGACAACCCGGCCAATCAATACCTCGCGCCCTTCTCCGGTGCCGCCATGGGCGAATGGTTCATGGAAAACGGCATGGATGCACTCATCGTTTATGATGACCTCTCCAAGCACGCCGTCGCCTACCGCCAGATCTCGCTGATCCTAAAGCGTCCGTCCGGCCGTGAAGCCTACCCGGGTGACGTTTTCTATCTCCACAGCCGCCTCCTCGAGCGCTCCGCTCGTCTCGATGGCAAGGGTTCGCTCACCGCACTCCCGATCATCGAAACCCAGGCCGGCGACGTTTCGGCCTACATTCCGACCAACGTGATCTCGATCACCGACGGTCAGATTTTCCTCGAAACCGATCTCTTCAATCAAGGCATCCGCCCGGCGGTATCGGTCGGTCTCTCCGTCTCGCGTGTGGGTTCCGCCGCTCAAATCAAGGCCACCAAGCAAGTCGGTGGTAAGCTCAAGGGTGAGTTGGCTCAGTTCCGTGAACTGGCCGCCTTCGCTCAGTTCGGTTCCGACCTCGATGCCAAGACCAAGGCCCAACTCGATCGTGGTAACCGCATCGTCGAGCTGTTCAAGCAACCCGCCTTCAACCCGATTCCCATCGAGCAACAAGTTGTCACACTCTGGGCACTCCAGAAGGACTATTACGCCAAGACCGACATTTCCAAGGTTACGGCCGCGGCGGTGTCCCTTCGCGAGTTCTTCGCCACCCGCCAGGATGCGCTGCTCACCAAGGTGCGCGAAACCGGCAAACTGACCGACGAAATCGAAGCCGAACTCAAATCCGCCTGCGACGAGTGGGCCGCCACCCAAGGTTGA
- a CDS encoding F0F1 ATP synthase subunit delta: MAQASKQIQQLTKQLTALSLDAQGAVDAERVAGVLAYLEKHPPAKPMAVLKAYQRRIATELSKTHAIVEHAGSISDAVLGAIGGALTQKYHRHITATGKQNDSLIAGLRVRIADDVYESTVSGQLDALAESL, from the coding sequence GTGGCCCAAGCCTCCAAACAAATCCAGCAACTCACCAAACAGCTCACGGCGCTCAGCCTTGATGCCCAAGGCGCGGTCGATGCCGAACGCGTCGCCGGAGTGCTGGCCTATCTGGAAAAGCACCCGCCCGCCAAACCCATGGCGGTCCTCAAGGCGTATCAACGTCGCATCGCCACCGAGCTCAGTAAAACCCACGCCATCGTGGAACACGCTGGCAGTATCTCGGATGCCGTGCTCGGCGCCATTGGTGGTGCCCTGACCCAAAAATACCACCGGCATATCACTGCGACGGGCAAACAGAATGACAGCTTGATCGCTGGTTTGCGCGTCCGCATCGCCGACGACGTTTACGAATCCACCGTCAGCGGCCAACTCGACGCCCTCGCCGAGTCGCTCTGA
- the atpF gene encoding F0F1 ATP synthase subunit B, which yields MNLIFAAADAAGKLHDIQSTFGIEGKYLLMQVISFSILAFVLYRFFFKPVLATVDERNAEIATSLANAEAMKAKLEAATAESADIIKQAQGEAGKIIDQARVSAKEFMERQTQEATVKAQDIIAKAQHSTELEHRKMVAEARSEIARLVVSTTRQVLAKELSDADRQRFNEAAAKELTLA from the coding sequence ATGAACCTGATTTTCGCTGCAGCCGACGCCGCCGGCAAACTCCACGACATCCAGTCCACATTTGGCATCGAAGGCAAATACCTGCTCATGCAGGTCATCAGCTTCTCGATTCTGGCCTTTGTGCTGTATCGGTTCTTCTTCAAGCCGGTGCTCGCCACCGTCGACGAGCGTAACGCGGAGATCGCCACGAGCCTCGCCAACGCCGAAGCGATGAAAGCCAAACTTGAAGCCGCCACGGCCGAGAGCGCGGACATCATCAAACAAGCCCAGGGTGAAGCCGGCAAAATCATCGACCAAGCCCGGGTCTCCGCCAAGGAGTTCATGGAACGCCAGACTCAGGAGGCCACCGTCAAAGCCCAGGACATTATCGCCAAGGCCCAACACTCCACCGAGCTCGAACATCGCAAGATGGTCGCCGAGGCGCGCAGCGAAATCGCTCGCTTGGTCGTGAGCACCACCCGCCAAGTGCTCGCCAAGGAACTCTCCGACGCCGACCGTCAGCGCTTCAACGAAGCCGCCGCCAAGGAGCTCACGCTCGCCTGA
- a CDS encoding ATP synthase F0 subunit C has product MIDILAQATGIGGNLHIAIGAGAAAIGVGMIGTKAVEAVGRNPGASGKILVQSILGMALAEAVAFYVIFLA; this is encoded by the coding sequence ATGATCGATATTCTCGCTCAAGCTACCGGCATCGGTGGCAACCTCCACATCGCAATCGGCGCCGGCGCCGCCGCCATCGGCGTAGGCATGATCGGCACCAAGGCCGTTGAGGCCGTCGGCCGCAACCCTGGCGCCAGCGGTAAGATCCTCGTCCAATCCATTCTCGGCATGGCTCTCGCCGAAGCGGTCGCGTTCTACGTGATCTTCCTCGCCTGA
- a CDS encoding F0F1 ATP synthase subunit A codes for MPYDNRFEPFQLFRVISPRLSKTLIGLATLTSLAPAAHAKVEPNAAVFEVFGLPVTSSIITTWVVALALLLVVRIAIGAKPTLVPSRGQAVVEGLLTGVRDLVAPIVGKKVAPAALPLLLTLFTFILIHNWSGLLPGVGTIGMESHGADGAHHFSAFIRPFSADMNGTIAIALVAMAVWLYLILRYAGPKLILHDLFGNKADKSEVPAAIYYFLTLIFLAVGVIEIISIAIRPVSLSFRLFGNVYGGENLLHGTGFIFPFYFLELLIGLVQALVFTLLVSVYIGLICNHGDDHEGEAAHADH; via the coding sequence ATGCCCTACGACAACCGATTCGAACCTTTCCAGCTGTTCCGAGTGATCTCTCCACGACTATCCAAAACCCTCATCGGCCTCGCGACCTTAACCAGTCTCGCTCCGGCTGCGCATGCCAAGGTTGAACCGAACGCTGCCGTATTCGAAGTCTTCGGTCTGCCCGTAACCAGCAGCATCATCACCACCTGGGTCGTCGCCTTGGCTCTCTTACTGGTGGTGCGCATTGCCATCGGGGCAAAACCAACCTTGGTGCCATCGCGCGGGCAAGCCGTCGTAGAGGGACTGTTAACCGGCGTCCGCGACCTCGTCGCCCCCATTGTGGGCAAGAAGGTCGCTCCCGCCGCCCTGCCGCTGTTGCTGACGCTGTTCACCTTCATCTTGATCCACAACTGGTCCGGACTGTTGCCCGGTGTCGGCACGATCGGCATGGAATCGCACGGTGCCGACGGCGCACACCACTTCTCGGCTTTCATCCGCCCGTTCAGCGCTGACATGAACGGCACCATCGCCATCGCGTTGGTCGCCATGGCCGTCTGGCTCTACCTGATCCTGCGTTACGCCGGCCCCAAACTCATCCTCCACGACCTCTTCGGCAACAAGGCCGACAAGAGCGAAGTGCCAGCCGCCATCTACTACTTCCTCACGTTGATCTTTCTCGCCGTGGGTGTGATCGAAATCATCTCGATCGCGATTCGCCCCGTTTCGCTCTCATTCCGACTGTTCGGCAATGTCTACGGCGGCGAAAATCTGCTCCACGGCACGGGATTCATTTTCCCCTTCTACTTCCTCGAGCTGTTGATCGGCCTCGTGCAGGCGCTCGTCTTCACATTGCTGGTTTCGGTTTACATCGGCTTGATCTGCAACCACGGCGATGATCACGAGGGCGAAGCCGCCCACGCCGATCACTAA
- the trmB gene encoding tRNA (guanine(46)-N(7))-methyltransferase TrmB, with the protein MSIEDAHAIHQQRVTALHTTLAQVPLDSPALTLEIGCGHGHFLTAYAAAHPGEHCLAIDIIKERLEKAARKTDRAELTNVSWIRAAAEDLVEALPAGVRFNRNIFVLFPDPWPKRRHWKNRLIQPAFLDTLAQLSAASTRLCFRTDHAPYFASARDTVDAHPRWRLTPEESWPFEQTTVFEQKAASFQSFIARPIENTETPAEIETKSATSN; encoded by the coding sequence ATGTCGATCGAAGACGCCCATGCCATCCACCAACAGCGCGTCACCGCCTTGCACACCACGCTGGCTCAGGTGCCGCTGGACAGTCCGGCGCTGACTTTGGAAATCGGGTGCGGACACGGGCACTTCCTTACCGCCTACGCGGCCGCCCACCCCGGCGAGCACTGTCTGGCCATCGACATCATCAAGGAACGCCTGGAGAAAGCCGCCCGCAAAACCGACCGCGCCGAGCTGACCAACGTATCGTGGATTCGCGCCGCAGCAGAGGATCTCGTGGAGGCTCTGCCCGCCGGGGTCCGGTTTAATCGCAACATTTTCGTGCTGTTTCCCGATCCGTGGCCCAAACGGCGCCACTGGAAAAACCGCCTCATACAGCCCGCTTTTCTCGATACGCTTGCGCAACTTTCCGCGGCTTCGACCCGGCTCTGTTTTCGGACCGATCATGCGCCGTATTTTGCGTCAGCCCGCGACACGGTCGACGCCCACCCTCGCTGGCGACTGACTCCCGAGGAATCCTGGCCATTCGAACAAACGACGGTTTTCGAACAAAAAGCTGCCTCGTTTCAGTCGTTCATCGCTCGGCCAATCGAGAATACGGAAACCCCGGCCGAAATCGAAACGAAGTCGGCAACGTCAAATTAG
- a CDS encoding sensor histidine kinase — MLLTITIALSVALLLTVSKLVNHRRALRSLRLALSRRQPFLRDATPGASGHDWDAFCSTANELITEVVTLKKQQSGQLTQLEATLGNLQEAVLVVDDRNHILLANNALQAIFPKATRIIDQRLEVVLHSVAFLNYVDAVRKGQGSPQHTVEFVDDTDTRWVEVTGSTIPSQDGSKGKWALFVLHDITRQKRLELVRKEFVANVSHELRTPLSVIKGYVETLVDGHHDMELSDRSRFLATIQRHTERLNSLLEDLLTLSRLESINPGLQRESTSLRSLVGSIVDDYRSRPAAQNHVIDSEIDPAIEPLLIDPLKLTQVFENLLDNALKYTPPGSTITIAARRRTEEVEIRVKDTGPGIPQADLPHIFERFYRVEKGRSREKGGTGLGLSIVKHIIQLHGGRVRAESQLNEGMTFVLTIPSSKTSN; from the coding sequence ATGCTCCTCACCATCACCATCGCGCTCTCCGTCGCCCTTTTGCTCACGGTGAGCAAATTGGTTAACCATCGCCGCGCGTTGCGCAGTCTACGTCTCGCCTTGAGTCGGCGTCAGCCCTTCCTGCGCGACGCCACTCCCGGAGCATCCGGCCATGACTGGGACGCGTTCTGCTCGACGGCCAACGAGCTGATCACTGAGGTCGTCACCCTCAAAAAGCAGCAATCCGGCCAGCTCACGCAACTCGAAGCCACCCTGGGAAACCTGCAGGAGGCGGTGCTGGTGGTCGACGACCGAAATCACATTCTATTGGCGAACAACGCCTTGCAGGCCATCTTCCCCAAAGCCACCCGGATCATCGACCAGCGACTTGAGGTGGTGCTGCACAGTGTGGCGTTTCTCAACTACGTGGACGCGGTGCGCAAAGGGCAGGGGAGTCCGCAGCATACGGTGGAGTTTGTAGATGATACCGACACGCGCTGGGTCGAAGTAACGGGATCCACCATCCCTTCCCAGGACGGCAGCAAGGGCAAGTGGGCCCTCTTCGTTCTCCACGATATTACCCGTCAAAAACGACTGGAATTGGTGCGCAAAGAGTTTGTGGCCAACGTCTCCCATGAACTGCGCACGCCATTGAGTGTGATCAAAGGCTACGTGGAAACCTTGGTGGACGGCCATCACGACATGGAACTGTCGGATCGATCGCGCTTCCTGGCCACGATCCAGCGGCATACGGAACGACTGAACTCCCTGCTGGAAGATCTGCTGACTCTTTCCCGCTTGGAATCCATCAATCCCGGACTGCAACGGGAGTCGACGTCGTTGCGTTCGCTCGTTGGGAGCATCGTGGACGACTACCGCAGTCGCCCCGCGGCCCAAAACCATGTAATCGATTCCGAAATTGATCCGGCCATCGAGCCCCTGCTGATCGACCCCCTGAAGCTTACTCAAGTTTTCGAGAATCTGCTCGATAATGCCCTCAAATACACGCCGCCCGGCTCGACGATCACCATCGCGGCCCGCCGCCGCACCGAGGAAGTGGAAATCAGGGTCAAAGACACCGGACCCGGCATCCCCCAAGCCGACCTCCCCCACATTTTCGAACGTTTTTACCGCGTCGAGAAAGGGCGTTCCCGGGAAAAAGGCGGCACCGGGCTGGGGCTCAGCATCGTCAAACACATCATTCAATTGCATGGAGGCCGCGTGCGCGCCGAAAGCCAGCTCAACGAAGGCATGACGTTTGTGCTGACGATTCCCTCGTCCAAAACCAGCAACTGA
- a CDS encoding response regulator — protein sequence MPETSRKKILVVDDESDVADLVAYHLKANGFAVETVNDPTRSIGLARSFIPDLVILDVMMPEINGIQICRMLRADPKLKQVPVIFLTAKVEENDRIQGLENGADDYICKPFSTKELVLRVQNILRRTTERPIDAPPKLITGGIELDIERHEVKINEEVVELTATEFKLLHLLMERRGRVQTREHLLINVWNYETEIETRTVDTHVRRLREKLGDEAEWIETIRGVGYRMAERRAQESSA from the coding sequence ATGCCGGAGACCTCCCGCAAAAAAATCCTAGTCGTCGACGATGAATCCGACGTCGCCGACCTCGTTGCCTACCACCTCAAGGCGAACGGCTTTGCCGTGGAGACGGTGAATGACCCGACCCGCAGCATCGGGTTGGCCCGCTCCTTTATTCCCGACCTCGTGATTCTCGATGTCATGATGCCCGAGATCAATGGCATCCAGATCTGCCGCATGCTTCGGGCCGACCCGAAACTCAAGCAGGTCCCGGTCATCTTTCTCACGGCCAAGGTGGAGGAAAACGATCGCATTCAGGGCCTCGAAAACGGTGCCGACGACTATATCTGCAAGCCATTCAGCACCAAGGAACTCGTTTTACGCGTGCAGAACATCCTGCGCCGCACGACCGAGCGACCCATTGATGCGCCACCGAAACTCATTACCGGTGGTATCGAACTCGATATCGAGCGCCATGAGGTGAAAATCAATGAGGAGGTCGTGGAGCTGACGGCCACAGAGTTCAAATTGCTGCATCTGCTGATGGAACGACGCGGTCGGGTCCAGACGCGCGAACACTTGTTGATCAACGTTTGGAACTACGAAACCGAAATCGAGACCCGCACCGTGGACACCCACGTGCGCCGGTTGCGCGAGAAACTCGGCGACGAAGCCGAATGGATTGAAACTATCCGCGGGGTAGGCTACCGGATGGCTGAACGTCGGGCCCAAGAATCTTCCGCCTAA